The Candidatus Accumulibacter similis genome has a segment encoding these proteins:
- the fliE gene encoding flagellar hook-basal body complex protein FliE, with amino-acid sequence MDHKGIDQVLSALRAGSVAASGRGAPAPATAAAGAPTDFAQVLQASLAQVSQTQQRADAMAASFAAGNGGADLHDVMIELQKASISFQEMVQVRNKLVSAYQDVMNMQV; translated from the coding sequence ATGGATCACAAGGGTATCGATCAGGTACTGAGCGCGTTGCGAGCAGGCTCGGTTGCGGCTTCCGGGCGCGGCGCCCCGGCGCCCGCCACGGCTGCCGCCGGGGCGCCGACGGACTTTGCGCAGGTTCTGCAGGCATCGCTGGCGCAGGTAAGCCAGACGCAGCAGCGCGCCGACGCGATGGCGGCAAGTTTTGCCGCTGGCAATGGGGGCGCCGATCTGCACGACGTGATGATCGAACTGCAGAAAGCCAGCATATCGTTTCAGGAAATGGTCCAGGTGCGCAACAAACTCGTCTCTGCGTATCAGGATGTGATGAACATGCAGGTCTGA